A single bacterium DNA region contains:
- a CDS encoding NADH:ubiquinone oxidoreductase translates to MANKPRVGIFDFTGCEGCELNQLNFEDQLLDILEHVEIVEWREAMDGRSETLDIAFVEGALSTPDCIKRIHEIRRKSKVLVALGACAVQGGINALKNIRPIEQVREEVYGQDKYLFPTLPALPLSAVVKVDVNVRGCPMTQLEFLKVFTALVMGKAPIEPGNAVCTECKLKDNECVYEKGMICLGPVTRAGCDAQCPTFGQYCTGCRGLVPEPNIGAMEEILVAHGLSMDDARKKLQMFNANQLEGVS, encoded by the coding sequence ATGGCGAACAAACCGAGAGTCGGCATCTTCGACTTCACCGGCTGCGAGGGCTGCGAGCTCAACCAGCTGAATTTCGAGGATCAGCTCCTGGACATCCTGGAGCACGTGGAGATCGTCGAGTGGCGCGAGGCCATGGACGGGCGGTCCGAGACGCTGGACATCGCCTTCGTCGAGGGCGCCCTGTCGACGCCCGACTGCATCAAGCGGATCCACGAGATCCGGCGCAAGTCCAAGGTCCTGGTGGCCCTGGGCGCCTGCGCGGTGCAGGGCGGCATCAACGCCCTGAAGAACATCCGGCCCATCGAGCAGGTGCGCGAGGAGGTCTACGGGCAGGACAAGTACCTGTTCCCGACGTTGCCCGCGCTGCCGCTGAGCGCGGTGGTCAAGGTCGACGTCAACGTCCGCGGCTGCCCCATGACCCAGCTGGAGTTCCTGAAGGTGTTCACCGCCCTGGTCATGGGCAAGGCGCCCATCGAGCCCGGCAACGCGGTGTGCACCGAGTGCAAGCTGAAGGACAACGAGTGCGTCTACGAGAAGGGGATGATCTGCCTCGGGCCGGTCACCCGCGCCGGCTGCGACGCGCAGTGCCCCACCTTCGGCCAGTACTGCACGGGCTGCCGCGGCCTGGTGCCCGAGCCCAACATCGGGGCGATGGAGGAGATCCTGGTCGCCCACGGCCTGTCGATGGACGACGCGCGCAAGAAGCTGCAGATGTTCAACGCCAACCAGCTCGAGGGGGTCTCCTGA
- a CDS encoding FAD/NAD(P)-binding protein produces MTKRELITPAATKDLYLPVMAEITDVRSMTPLEKLFEIRLPGGADLGHRPGQFVEVSLFGVGEAPISVSSSPTKKGAFELGIRKVGMLTEMIHRMQPGERIGIRGPFGSGFDMSKFKGKDVLVVAGGIGLVPLRSLINYVLDNRGDFGRLIICYGSKSDTDLLFEEERRLWESDPRVEFHLTVDRGSPGWQGRTGVITTLIPGLDLDLPNTLACVCGPPVMYRFVLLALKSKRLPEENIYMSLERRMKCGVGKCGHCQINGSYVCQDGPVYHYPDIKALREAL; encoded by the coding sequence ATGACCAAGCGAGAACTCATCACTCCCGCCGCGACGAAGGACCTGTACCTGCCCGTCATGGCGGAGATCACGGACGTGCGGTCGATGACGCCGCTGGAGAAGCTGTTCGAGATCAGGCTGCCGGGCGGCGCCGACCTGGGGCACCGGCCGGGGCAGTTTGTCGAGGTGTCGCTGTTCGGCGTCGGCGAGGCGCCGATCTCGGTCTCCTCGTCGCCGACGAAGAAGGGCGCCTTCGAGCTGGGCATCCGCAAGGTGGGCATGCTCACCGAGATGATCCACCGCATGCAGCCCGGCGAGCGCATCGGCATCCGCGGCCCCTTCGGCAGCGGCTTCGACATGTCCAAGTTCAAGGGCAAGGACGTGCTGGTGGTCGCCGGCGGCATCGGCCTGGTGCCGCTGCGCTCGCTGATCAACTACGTCCTGGACAACCGCGGCGACTTCGGCCGGCTCATCATCTGCTACGGCAGCAAGAGCGACACCGACCTGCTGTTCGAGGAGGAGCGGCGCCTGTGGGAGAGCGACCCCCGGGTCGAGTTCCACCTCACCGTGGACCGCGGATCGCCGGGCTGGCAGGGCCGCACCGGCGTCATCACGACCCTGATCCCGGGCCTGGACCTGGATCTCCCGAACACCCTGGCCTGCGTCTGCGGGCCCCCGGTCATGTACCGGTTCGTCCTGCTGGCCCTGAAGTCCAAGCGCCTCCCCGAGGAGAACATCTACATGTCCCTCGAGCGCCGCATGAAGTGCGGCGTGGGCAAGTGCGGGCACTGCCAGATCAACGGCAGCTACGTCTGCCAGGACGGGCCCGTCTACCACTACCCCGACATCAAGGCACTCCGGGAGGCTCTGTGA
- a CDS encoding 4Fe-4S dicluster domain-containing protein, translating to MARFYLEKGKVAAFIGHLQQQKTVYAPHRKGRNAFAFAPVERPQDVVLDYPRSVSSIKRYFLPPREELLSFNLVENTCEQPAVAPLDAVFLGVHSYDVHAVLKLDHNFVTGNPERNYLTRRQGALIVGVGFTPDRFHFSGSVGIPAGDTTGCDLFLHPCEGGYALEALTPGGEGLIAGFPLPAHKAGLPAAAPFHQHIYVPQAKLKDVLAHGYDSEVWEEEAEKCTSCGTCNLVCPTCYCFDVEDGVDITVTRGSRERHWDGCMLRSFTEVAGGEVFREEPAARQRHRVFRKFKYISDETGEPWCVGCGRCTASCTAGISIVSIVNRLVNDYDAVKA from the coding sequence ATGGCTCGATTCTATCTGGAAAAGGGCAAGGTAGCGGCGTTCATCGGCCATCTGCAGCAGCAGAAGACGGTGTACGCGCCGCACCGCAAGGGCCGCAACGCGTTCGCGTTCGCGCCGGTCGAGCGGCCGCAGGACGTGGTGCTGGACTACCCGCGGAGCGTCAGCTCGATCAAGAGGTACTTCCTGCCGCCGCGCGAGGAGCTGCTCAGCTTCAACCTGGTCGAGAACACCTGCGAGCAGCCGGCGGTCGCGCCGCTGGACGCCGTGTTCCTGGGCGTCCACAGCTACGACGTCCACGCGGTGCTGAAGCTCGACCACAACTTCGTGACGGGCAACCCGGAGCGGAACTACCTGACGCGGCGCCAGGGCGCGCTGATCGTCGGGGTGGGCTTCACGCCCGACCGGTTCCACTTCAGCGGCTCGGTGGGCATCCCGGCCGGCGACACCACCGGCTGCGACCTGTTCCTGCACCCGTGCGAGGGCGGCTACGCGCTCGAGGCGCTGACCCCCGGCGGCGAGGGCCTGATCGCCGGCTTCCCGCTGCCCGCCCACAAGGCGGGCCTGCCGGCCGCGGCCCCCTTCCACCAGCACATCTACGTCCCGCAGGCCAAGCTCAAGGACGTCCTGGCCCACGGCTACGACAGCGAGGTGTGGGAGGAGGAGGCCGAGAAGTGCACGAGCTGCGGCACCTGCAACCTCGTCTGCCCCACCTGCTACTGCTTCGACGTCGAGGACGGGGTCGACATCACGGTGACCCGCGGCAGCCGCGAGCGCCACTGGGACGGCTGCATGCTGCGCAGCTTCACCGAGGTGGCCGGCGGCGAGGTCTTCCGCGAGGAGCCGGCCGCGCGCCAGCGCCACCGCGTGTTCCGCAAGTTCAAGTACATCTCCGACGAGACGGGCGAGCCCTGGTGCGTGGGCTGCGGGCGCTGCACGGCGTCCTGCACCGCCGGGATCAGCATCGTCTCGATCGTCAACCGTCTGGTGAACGACTACGACGCCGTCAAGGCCTAG